One Streptomyces sp. R28 DNA window includes the following coding sequences:
- a CDS encoding glycoside hydrolase family 5 protein codes for MPRKTHRRTACLGALLACATAFGGAVASPASASPASASPASASGTSGAAAVVPVSDFHGVNWADPRDNYADDAVVPSGLSTSDSYATTYAKSKAIIGGFAKLGANTVRLPVNPTSVNGPFWKSYKGAIDAATDQGFKVILGYWEADNAKDGKIDNQAAYDQMWARITSAYVGNSRVYFEPMNEPFGYTSQEWRDIAARWVTTHRAVPRDRVLIGGVKYSEDVKPVCADSRLNGTRLALHNYGFWHTDWTDSDQWKQDFKARIGDCASRTILDEFGATMTSGLNYTGPINGSSEIAYIQAATDTIRELGLGSVYWPGLRSGDTYSLTTLQGTGTNLSLQLNNQSGLDRLHWAWRQ; via the coding sequence GTGCCACGAAAGACCCACCGCCGGACAGCTTGCCTCGGTGCATTGCTGGCCTGCGCCACGGCGTTCGGGGGAGCAGTCGCCTCCCCCGCATCCGCCTCCCCCGCATCCGCCTCCCCCGCATCCGCCTCCGGCACTTCCGGCGCGGCGGCCGTGGTCCCCGTCAGTGACTTCCACGGGGTCAACTGGGCCGACCCGCGCGACAACTACGCCGATGACGCGGTCGTGCCGTCGGGGCTGTCGACCTCCGACAGTTACGCCACCACCTACGCCAAGTCCAAGGCGATCATCGGCGGGTTCGCCAAGCTGGGGGCCAACACCGTCCGGCTGCCGGTCAACCCCACCTCCGTCAACGGCCCCTTCTGGAAGTCGTACAAGGGAGCGATCGACGCCGCCACCGACCAGGGGTTCAAGGTCATCCTGGGCTACTGGGAGGCCGACAACGCCAAGGACGGCAAGATCGACAACCAGGCCGCCTACGACCAGATGTGGGCGCGGATCACCTCCGCCTACGTGGGCAACTCCCGGGTGTACTTCGAGCCGATGAACGAGCCGTTCGGTTACACCTCCCAGGAGTGGCGCGACATCGCCGCCCGCTGGGTGACGACCCACCGCGCCGTGCCGCGCGACCGGGTCCTCATCGGAGGGGTCAAGTACAGCGAGGACGTCAAGCCCGTGTGCGCCGACAGCCGGCTGAACGGCACCCGGCTGGCCCTGCACAACTACGGCTTCTGGCACACCGACTGGACCGACTCCGACCAGTGGAAGCAGGACTTCAAGGCGCGCATCGGCGACTGCGCCTCGCGCACCATCCTGGATGAGTTCGGCGCCACGATGACCTCCGGCCTGAACTACACCGGGCCGATCAACGGCTCCAGCGAGATCGCCTACATCCAGGCGGCGACCGACACCATCCGTGAACTGGGCCTCGGCTCGGTCTACTGGCCCGGCCTGCGCAGCGGAGACACCTACTCCCTGACCACCCTCCAGGGCACGGGCACCAACCTCAGCCTGCAGCTGAACAACCAGAGCGGGCTGGACCGCCTGCACTGGGCCTGGAGGCAGTAA